Below is a genomic region from Primulina eburnea isolate SZY01 chromosome 9, ASM2296580v1, whole genome shotgun sequence.
AGCCGAGACCGTTCTGGGCCCTATGATCGCCGAGGTGGGGGCGGTTACTGATATGGGTAATTTTTCTTCCAATATCGTGACAATAAACACAATTTGAAAATttgtatttgaaattttaagCCTCAGGCAATGCTTACGGGGTTATTTCATGTTTGTCGCAGATGAAGACTTTGAGATCCCATGTCTACTGCTGCGGTTGTCATGAAGATTCTTCTTTCACGGAGTCTTCGCTAGGCATGTTGGTGAAATCGAAATGGATCTTGAAACTGTGAATCGGGCAGTAAATCTACTATTTTGTGTTCCTAGATGTTCTCTAGTTTTTTACCTTGGGGTCCGTGGCTTGCTTGATGTTTGAATTCAAATCTGATATTTATCCTTTTGAATGCATTATTGCTTCTGGTAGTCTGCTTTCTTGCTTTCACTGTCATTAAGTGCTACTGGATTTGTGTGAGTTTGCAACTGTATATCGCAGTTCAGGGGAATGTGGTCAAATTTTGGAAAGGCCGTTTGTTAAACGTGACCCTATCATCGAAAGTGTGCTCTTGAAACAAAACATAGAAGCTTCCTAAAAGCAATACCCCATTCTTCTCTTCTAAATCTCAGATTATTTACGGTTTAACGGGAGATAACCGGGTAATTTATACGCTTCTTTTCTCATATTTTGGTCTCTTCCAGCTCTCTGTCATAGTGCATTATTAATGCTTTTAAACTTTTGGCAGGCTCTGCGAGGTTCTTAAATGGCCTTTTTGGAAAGTTGATGATTGGCTTGCTTTTGCTAATTGGGTAGATTTAACCATAAAAAAACTTGAAAAGCTTTTTGGATTGCAATAGTCACTCTTTTATCTTCTTCAAAGTGGTTGAAGGAAGAGTTACATTGATCTTAATATATGGGGAGTTTCTATTTCTTCAATGGGTTCAGTCTTTGGGAGAAGGTTATGGTTCTGTTTTTGTTTGTCCTGGTCTTCGTGGCTGAGATCTCGAACGTGTTTGTTGGAGTACCATACACTCGTCAGCTTTCGGTTCTTAGCATGAATCTCACGGTATCTTCAAGTTTGTTGGAGACTTCTGCCTAAGGTTGTGTCTTGAAGTGTCCTTGATTGAGAAATAAAACAAATCTTGGCCTGATATGAGTTTTCTGCTCGATCCACCAGTCTTTTTGAAGTGTCCTGATTGAGAAATAAAACAAATCTTGGCCTGATATGAGTTTTCTGCTCGATCCACCGGTCTTTTTGTGCGGAAGACGGTGAGAATTGTAGAATGGTTTGTTTCCCATATGTGACCTGCTATCACAATTATGCTTTCCAGATTTGGTGTTTAAATGGCTTCTCTATTCCATGCATCTGATCGAATGATGTGTGGCACACACCATTCATTCAAATATGTCGAATAAGATATCCAGAACAATGTTAGAATAAGTTTCCCGCAAGATGGTTTTTCTATTTAGTCAAGCACGTCCATGCATAATGCATCCACAAAATTATCTTTTAATCTGCACTGCACACCCATGATTTTGAAGGTTCAGGAAGTTAATTTGTTGGGATCGAGTTCAAGTTCTTAAAGACGGTCTTTTATCATCCCTTGGATTAAACCTTCCTCCGCCGAACTTTTGTTAGCTTGAAATTACCTTGAGCAGTGTGGAAATCTTGGGTCGTCGTTTGCTTTTCATCTTAGAGTATTTGTTAAATTATCTGCTTTCCTCCGTGCATGTACTGATTTTGAACTACTTTTTATCTTGCTTTCTTGGAGCCTCAACATTAATGTTGAGACATGCATTGTACTATTTTTGTTGCggttattgtattttaattctTTTCTCACATTGTTACTTGTGCATTTTCCAGACTACAAGTTCttgaaatgaaaaatattttgaaaaattattaatatttgaaaTGTTTGGTTATAACTTTGGATACCTGTTGTTGGGGTGATTAATATAAAGAGTTGTATTTGATAATTTTATTTacacaaatttgaaattttaattaacTGTTATTCCTCGTAGGTGTGATTTTGTATCACATACAGAGCAgttcaaattattataatttaatttattatattgtccCAGTAGATTACCTCGTGGTTAGATTTCTTTTAAAACAGTTAAAATaacattatataaataaataaacgaaAATTTTTCTTTGTCATTCTGATCCTTTTTTCGGATAAAGGGATCCAAAATTCGAATACATACATATAGAGAGCACAAGAGAAATGCTCTAATGACTAGCCAACCAACCCATTGCACTGCCAAATCGACGGCATTTTCTAATATAAAAGAGTAGTATCAAGCAGTACCTCCATTATTCTCCATGTGTGCTGCCAATCAGaatttttaatgaaaattattaaaattaaaaaaaaaagaaattcacACTGAAATTTGATGACATATTaccaaaatcatttttttaaaaaaacaaatatttcacATAAATTTGTTATTTTTCATATATCTATAATATATATACTATCATGatctattttaataattatatatattaataaagtattaaaattttaatgtaagTCACATGTAGTTCAGTGAATAAAATTTTTGTTAGCTAAACATCAAGTTGTAGGTTCAattcttattttgaaattttttccttttctctatttattttttttaattaatatatcaaaattatagttttaattatattttgattctcatttaaatataaattaaatgaattataaaaaatattgtataaGTGTACGCGTGCATcagtacatacatacatatatatatatatatatatatattgtgtgtgtgtatatatatacatacacacataAGATGCCAATCAGTAAATGTTGAATCTTGATTTGTAACCATTTTTAGAAAGAAAAAGAGTGGGTGTCCTGAAATAAATCCATGCCTTGGATACAATGTCGGAGCTTTCAAACCACAAAGGCATAAAATTCTCCGAAACACCATCAAAAACAAAACCTATATAAGAACCTGCCACCCACAACCTTGTAATCATCATCAGCAAGCAAGCAAGCAAGCAGGCACCCACCCCCCATCTTGTCCTTTTCTTTCCCTGCCGTCCATCGATCTTTCTCTCTCGAAACAAACAATTTATATCTTCACCGCAGAGAGAAGGATTGTCCAACAATGGGTGCCTGCGCCAGTAGATCAAAGGTCTTGAAGGTCGAGGCCGTCGACGCCCCCGAACCGCAGAAGGAGGAAACAGTCGCCGCCACCGAAGTACCGGAGGTTGCCACCATTAAAGAGGACGCGGCCAACTCGGAGGAGGAGAAGAAAGAAGATGTAAGTCATACTTTTGATTAGTTCGGACAAATCAAATTCTTTTACCAAGGTTAGACAAACTAACTATTTATGCATCATTTATAATTCATGGCATGCATGCAGAGTGAAGCAGCGAAAGAGGAGGCGACCTCCCAACCCGAAGCAGTAGAGACGGAGGAATCGAAGGCTGAGCCGTCGGAGGAGAAGCCCGCCGCCGTTACACCACCAGCTGAGGCTGAGGCAGCCGATAAGGAGGAGAAGAAAGCTGAAGTGGTGGCATAACAAACATGATCAAACTCTACTTTATGTTTTGTAACAGCTGATATATAGTACCAGAGATTTGTCTCTATATTTTCCCCATTTTGTTCATCAAATTTTCTCTTAATTATCTATCGTCGATCGATGTTTGGTACTGGTTTTgtgtttgaaattcttgaatttaattaaatttgtgtTATTTAGCCCTTTTTCATCtctacattttttaaaaaaaaaatttcttgaatgaaatattatattatttaaaataaatgacatataatatttttggaaaattcttCGGCCTTTGATATAATTGGTTATGATTCTAACAGCATCAAATTCTTATAAccgaaataattaaaaataaataattaagtaTAGCACTTTTTTCCTATTAATcatcattaaattaatttttttttttgatttaattgtttaatataaATTTCAATATGATATTGGAGACCAAGGCAATTGATGTATGTAGGATCCATTAAGTaatctttataataattatatatatatatagcatatTTCTTTTAGTAATATATAagtaggggtgttcaaacttcggataaaatcgaaaaaatcgaaaatctaaaccgaaaaaaccgaacaccAAACCAAACCGAAAGTCGAATTTTGttattcggatataaatgttaaaaccgaagtttatttggttcggttttggattatatatgtcaaaaccgaacaaaccaaaaaaccgaaatttcattaaattaataactttttttatatttttatttatattatatattttgatatgatatttagtgaatgaaaaaccattttgaacaatttttagttgattgttgtttgttaaattaatttagacattatatttaaatattttactaagaaaacatatagaaagttaacatattatattttacaatatatttacattattaatttaaataattataccaaaaccgaataaccgaccgaaataaccgaaccgttttggtagaaaatcgaaccgaaccgaaccgaaccgaagaaaaatggttcgaatatcggattatatatttctaaaaccgaaaaccgaaaaaaccgaaaatcgaatcgaaccgaccgatgaacacccctatatatatatatataagtatatattgatatgtcagGGAATATAGAACATAtttctaaaattaaataaaattatttaaataaatcaatgtagattcaacaacaataatttaaaatttaatatatatttaatcatTTAACCATAATTGACAAGTAATCTGattaattcaattaattaatttaaaaaaaattacgtttATAATGCAATACATAAATTGATTTATTTACATTTATATATGATaagatgacaaaaacttgtgtgagccAGTCTCGCGAgtcatattttatgagacagatctcttatttgggtcatccataaaaaaatattactttttatgttaagagtattacttttattatgaatatcggtatgattaATTTgtgataaaaattcgtgaaactgtcttacaaaagacctactcaataAGATTAGACAAAATGGTTAATGTTGTATGGAAAATATAATAAAagtgaataaaataaataaataaattgtttttaaaaaataaaataaataaataagagaTTAAATTTCAttacttaatttaattaagagCGGGTttaatgtgagaccgtcttacggatcttaatctgtgagacggatcaaccctacacATATTTACaagaaaaagtaatactcttagcataaaaaataataatttttcatggatgacccaaataaaagattcgtcACACAAATACGACATATGAGACCGTTTTACACACGTTTTTGcctttaattaattagatttaattatttaaaaacacTGTAATTCCATATTTGTTCGTTCAATATTTTTATCCCAACCATTGGCGTCCTCTGCTCCACGCACCTCCGTCAACTCCGCTGCCTCTCATTTTCCGGTGAGGCAATCTGAATCTTCTTATTTCGCACTTCAGATCCAGTTTTCCATTTTCATGTTTATTATATTTCGATTTGATTCGATCTGATTATTGCAAGGTTTTTCACTTGCTGACTGCCTTATGATTATCAATTTGTGTCGGTGTCTGAGGATCtgatgattattttatttcaatttgcAGGTTGCTTTGCTTTAGAGTTTACATTCCTACGCTATGTGAGTGCTATTCTTGATTTTCATTTACTTGATAATTTCACTGTTTTTCGGTCCATTTTATTGAGATAATTTGTTCTATGCTGTTACTGAGTTGATGGTAATCGCCACAAAAGACCTTCGTGATCtcctttttttttcaattctaGGAATGAGGtgtgaaaattttgaaattttttgctATTCATCCAGTGTTGTTTGTCCTCATGGGCGGATCCTTCTCAAATGAAGTATTTTGAATAATCGGAATCTTATCCGAATGCAAATCTTTGCACGTCCCTTTAAGCTCCTCGATATCTCCGTGTTTCATGTTGGTGTGGTGCGATGATGGAATCTGATTTACcgagttttatggattaatagAGCATTGATATTCTGTATTTCTGTTGAATCCCATTCTAGTTTTGCTTTTACTGATTCACAGAAGCATATGTCGAGCTGATGGAGAAAAATCTTGGCTAATTTTATCTACCTTTCAAGAGTTAGAATTAGCGGGTGGGACTCAGATTTTTTATGTTTCCATGGTCTATTGTTGTGATCCCATGTTGTTTCCTTAAGAAGTTACTGAGTGATATATATCACGGACTTTCCCACCTAGAAGGTCATTCTTTTGGGTTTGAGCTTTTCTCTCGTTCTTATGGGGCTATCTTTTGGTGCTATCATTGAGGTTGACATAGTGAAAGAACGATTTAGAAAATGGCTACCTTCGGTTAAAGTTGATAATATGGTCTGTATTACAATAAGAGGTAAATTTAGTTGCATATGCTGAATGCTGATAGATAAGTGAAAGCTATCTAAAGTGGGCAACCGTGAAACTTTTCTTCTCAAAGGTGGGTAATATCACCATTCCCATGTGGCCATGTTGGCTctataaaaatcatgaattgaCATATAAATATTGCCGGGCTCTCCTCCTAGGAAGCTAATCTTTAAGACTTGGATGTCATCTCGGACTTCCCTTTTATGTGTTATCGAAGATCCTAATTTAATTTACCTTTTCTTCTTTATTTgtttgtgtgagttttcatacttAGCAGTCATTAGAGTTGCACTGGCTTTTGAACTTTATGTGCTCAAGATCATCAGTTCTCCTTTATATTCTTACCATGATGGAACAATGCAGCAAATTATGCTTTGGGCTATGTAATTAATATCGCAGAGCCATTGTGTCTGTCCGTTTCAGCAAAATATGGTGTTATCCTCCTATACATTCTTATCCATTTCTTGCCTGTCATCATTTAGGGCAGATGATGAGCCTGTAGATCAAAAGAGGGAACTTGAAGACCGGTGCAAGGCACCATGTACTAGGCCACTAAAAGAATATCAGGTGATTTCCGTTGTCAGTTAATGAGCTTTACTGTTTCCAAGTGACGCCATTTATTATCTGATTCTTTGTATTTCCTTCCATCTACCTCAATAACTTTGAATGAGTTATTTCGTGCATCTTATTCCTCCTTTATGGAGTTCCTCAGAATTATATATTTGATTGGATACTTTGCTTGAAATTTTACTAGTGGAATAGATTATTTGTTTGAGCTGGCATGTGATTTATTCCCACAGTTAAGAAAATTCTGGATTTTTTAATTATGGGAAttgatttcaagaaaattaaacaAGCAAACCTAAGTCATTGGAATCTGGATTCCAACACATTTATGCAGGGAATCACGGGATAAACTTGGGATTGTTTTGGATTTGATGCTAGTATTGCATTGACACTTTCATTTGTGAAATCGATACAATTCGTTCTCTTCGATTTGAGTTTTGGTGGTTTTGGAAGAGTTAACGACATTCTTTATGTGAATAGATGGAGCGGGTAACCAACAATGACAGAGGGGAATAAGCACGAGCTTCACTGATTTTAAACACGATTAAAATACTTACTTTTGACTCCTAAAACCATGCAATAAATTGCTATAGGTTCTCACCTTAATTTCTGATCAGCTTTACAATCAGGGTGTCAGCTAATCGGCTCTTTCTTACAGGTATGTGCTAAAAGAATTCAAGGTGATGAATCAGGGCACAAGCACTGTACTGGACAATACTTTGATTATTGGCGCTGTATCGATAATTGCGTAAGCCCCATCATCCAACTGACGCTCTGTTTAGCCTTTCCCATATTTTTTggagaaaaatataaaatcactTCATTCTGATtgacttttgaattttttacgTTAACAGGCTGCAACCAAGCTATTTTCGCATCTTAAATAACAGCTCAAGACCTTCATGGGCCGTTGGTATGCTGCAACAAAGCTATTTTATCATCTTAAATAACAGGACAAGACTTCATTTTTTAGTGCTACTGTGGTATCAGATTAAACACGATTGTTTTTTGAAACGAATAAACTCACTTGTTTAATGTCTTCTAGTAGCTACATGGGATGGATGTTGAGAATAGGGATGGAATTTGTCATTAATGTCATCATACTAGCCTTAGTCGTCCCAGCTAAATGGAAACGACTCGGTTCAATCAATAAAAGCATAAAAACTTGCTGGATTGGATATCCGATGCCTTTGTGAGTTTGCGGttccttttttttttggcaAATTTGCTGTTCTTTTTTGTGTATGAAGCTTTATTTACATTTTGTGCAGCCAAAACAATGATCCATGTTATCTGAAGTATATAAATTAGCCGTCTATGTATAGATAACCCAATGCATTGGGGATTTATTATTTGTTTTTGTTCTCAGCGAGATTATACCAGTTGTTGCATATAACAACTTTAACTGgtaactcaaaaaaaaaaaaaaaaaaaagaaagtaaaaacttGAAATGTTACTGCAATATATTTTACGGCACAATTTGGTGTGGAACTTTGTAAACTCTGAAACTTACTTTCGATCCTTTGTGCGGTCAATTCCATGATACCCTTAGGGAAAGGGTGCATTCAAAGGTATGTATTTCTTCTTGTCCATAATTTTTTCAGTGGATTTTACATACAACAAATACCAGCAATTGGGTACACCTTTAGGCTAAGGTCCGTCCATGTTTCAAGACTGTCAAATTATCGTAAACCCTCAAGTTTTGAAGTCACTTGGCGTTTGCGGATACAAGAAACAAGTGTTTTTAGAGGCGGTGGCGGTGGCGGCAACTGATAAGAACAAACAAGAAAGGCCTCTCCTTAACTGTTGTTCAAGAAGATGAAAAGAAATCACATAGGCTACAGAGATATAAGCGTATGCATGTATGTGTATGTACGTGCACGTCGACATTAGAAAAACagacaaaaaagaaaaaaaacgcAAAAGACCAttgcaaaataaaaatttaactaGTCAACAATACAATAAGATGAAAATGTTTGCGTCAGATAATAATGAGATGCACCAAGTTTTAAATAAGCTATGAATAatattgaattgaaaaagaaaatagtATTGAATTGAAAATGAAAGAGCTCATGTTTCGCCAACAGAACATGGTGTATCCAACATCGTTCAGAAAGACATGTTCTACAATTCGATAGAAATTTATCCTCACACCATATGATGCATTGTTTTTTCTTGTTCTATCCGAAAAATTCGATTCACAATGTAATGGTCATAAAATCCTGCAAAACTGTGTATCTGCTCGATCTCTATAATATCATGTTAAAACTAGTTAGAGTCTGGCTAATTCTTGCTTCGTCTCTCCGTTCTGATGCCTCCAAATCCTTTCTGCTGGCGCTGCTCCAACGACTACTACCACTCCTTGCCGAGACGACTACCTCTATTCCCTTGTCTTGATCTTCTTCCGGCACCAACTGTGTTACCTTCTTTAGTTCCTCCCCTTTTCCCCACAGGACTATGTATAATCCTGCTACGATCAAAATCCCACCAAGCAACCTGTTGAACAATATCAAAATGGATGtcattgatcaaacaaatcttgATGATCATATAATAGATGATTATCGAAATCATACAATCCAAGATGCAGCTTTTCTTGCAAGAACAGAGATCCTGCAACAGCTACGAGCACCAGCATCATGGGATTGAAGGCTGATACAAAGACTGGCCCTCTCAAGGACACGCACCAGGCAACTAGGGGAAACACCAATCCAGAGCCCAGAACTCCCTGTGAGATTAAAATTTGTCAGATTGTTAACGATAAACAATTTTCAAGAATAAAGATTCTTGGGGAACACATACAGCAAAAGATGCAGTAAGCAGCCTAATGTCCCATCCCATTGTCCACTGCCTCCAATCCCTTTCCACGCAGAGAGCGAAAATGACGCCTTGTATGGACGCCCAAAACGCCATCATGGCGGTTATTGAGTAAGGACATGGATACAATTCTgccaccttagcctgctccataagattaaaatcaagaaaatcAACAAGTAGAGTTGTTGATTATTCACACTCAATGCAGAGTAATCATCATGACTTGTGAAGAACCTTAAGATAAAAATTCCAGTGAATTAAAGAAAACCATATGCTGACAATGTGAATATGGACTGAATATGAAAGAGAATGCAGCATCAAGTAGTACATACTTTTTTAGCTGTTTTCTCACCTGAACGATCAACCAGATGGAGTAACATACACAACTACAGACGGCTAAAAGTGCACCCAAGACAAGATTATGATTTTGAATCTGTGTACTTGGAAGTTGATGGGATTTAGTTGTTTCCAGCAGATTTATGTTGGTGCGCCAGAGATTCAAATCTGGACCTTTGTAAAATGTGAGGAGCATTGCCCCACCTATGCCCAATAACGTTCCGAATGCCTTTGCTTTGCCCGCACTTGTATTCCATCCAAATCCCTCCAATCTGAAACAAATACACCAGAAATTGACACACAGAGTATCAGTTACTGTTGTCAACCAACGACGCAAGCTAATGCAAAATGTTACCATATTTAGTTTACCTGAAGAATATGGCTATGACAAATGTGATCGCTGGAACAAGATTTATCATGGCAGATACAAACGTGGCAGAGGTTAAAGTCAAACTTTTCAAAAACAGATTCTGTCCAAGTGCTCCCCTGCACAAGAAATCCATAGATTTTCAGATAACAAGATAGCAGATTTTAAATATACTATCGAAGAGTTGCATAAGAGAGTCTTCTCACCCGAATAAACCACAAAGAAATGAATAAAAGGCTATCCTCCTCGTCAACTTCGGCCTGTTTTTCCTGTAAAATAGAGCTATCAAATCCCGTCgtttgaaaatttaattttcttgaagaaaaatacCAAAACTCTTTATGGAAGTCACAACAAAACCAAATTATAGTAGAGAATCCAAGCTAAAGAAAAAGTATGCATGCATAAAGATTGAAAAGAAAATCCCGTGTAATTTTAGATAAATGGGAAGTATCCAAAGATTTGAGTCATAACCGAATCTGTATACAAATTAAAATCCCAGGCGCTACAACACATATAATGCAAACCTTTCAGCAAAAAATGCGATA
It encodes:
- the LOC140840628 gene encoding uncharacterized protein, with translation MGACASRSKVLKVEAVDAPEPQKEETVAATEVPEVATIKEDAANSEEEKKEDSEAAKEEATSQPEAVETEESKAEPSEEKPAAVTPPAEAEAADKEEKKAEVVA
- the LOC140840629 gene encoding WAT1-related protein At1g68170-like isoform X2, with protein sequence MEFCMRISNSIQEMKATLMMVLVQTIFSVVNIAYRLATNDGMNLSILVAYRFMFGAAFIAPIAFFAERKNRPKLTRRIAFYSFLCGLFGGALGQNLFLKSLTLTSATFVSAMINLVPAITFVIAIFFRLEGFGWNTSAGKAKAFGTLLGIGGAMLLTFYKGPDLNLWRTNINLLETTKSHQLPSTQIQNHNLVLGALLAVCSCVCYSIWLIVQAKVAELYPCPYSITAMMAFWASIQGVIFALCVERDWRQWTMGWDIRLLTASFAGVLGSGLVFPLVAWCVSLRGPVFVSAFNPMMLVLVAVAGSLFLQEKLHLGLLLGGILIVAGLYIVLWGKGEELKKVTQLVPEEDQDKGIEVVVSARSGSSRWSSASRKDLEASERRDEARISQTLTSFNMIL
- the LOC140840629 gene encoding WAT1-related protein At1g68170-like isoform X1, whose translation is MEFCMRISNSIQEMKATLMMVLVQTIFSVVNIAYRLATNDGMNLSILVAYRFMFGAAFIAPIAFFAERKNRPKLTRRIAFYSFLCGLFGGALGQNLFLKSLTLTSATFVSAMINLVPAITFVIAIFFRLEGFGWNTSAGKAKAFGTLLGIGGAMLLTFYKGPDLNLWRTNINLLETTKSHQLPSTQIQNHNLVLGALLAVCSCVCYSIWLIVQAKVAELYPCPYSITAMMAFWASIQGVIFALCVERDWRQWTMGWDIRLLTASFAVFLGSGLVFPLVAWCVSLRGPVFVSAFNPMMLVLVAVAGSLFLQEKLHLGLLLGGILIVAGLYIVLWGKGEELKKVTQLVPEEDQDKGIEVVVSARSGSSRWSSASRKDLEASERRDEARISQTLTSFNMIL
- the LOC140840942 gene encoding cytochrome b-c1 complex subunit 6-1, mitochondrial-like codes for the protein LFKNTVIPYLFVQYFYPNHWRPLLHAPPSTPLPLIFRLLCFRVYIPTLYDEPVDQKRELEDRCKAPCTRPLKEYQVCAKRIQGDESGHKHCTGQYFDYWRCIDNCAATKLFSHLK